A portion of the Arcobacter sp. LA11 genome contains these proteins:
- a CDS encoding c-type cytochrome: MKKIVLGTMIAAASLMAANYAPCAGCHGASAEKAALGKSQIIKGWPADKTIAALKGYKDGSYGGAMKGVMKGQVARLSDADIADLADKISKF; this comes from the coding sequence ATGAAAAAGATTGTTTTAGGAACAATGATAGCTGCGGCATCTTTAATGGCTGCAAATTATGCACCATGTGCTGGATGTCATGGAGCTTCTGCAGAAAAAGCTGCATTAGGTAAATCGCAAATTATTAAAGGTTGGCCAGCAGATAAAACTATTGCTGCACTAAAAGGTTATAAAGATGGTTCTTATGGTGGAGCTATGAAAGGTGTTATGAAAGGTCAAGTTGCAAGACTTTCTGATGCTGATATTGCAGATTTAGCTGATAAAATTTCTAAATTCTAA
- the ccoS gene encoding cbb3-type cytochrome oxidase assembly protein CcoS has protein sequence MNDTLLMMLIVGLVVSFAILGMFIWGAKDGQFDDGDKMMDGLLFDSTEDLNDAVKKEEKIEESKKGQKKSESPE, from the coding sequence ATGAATGATACTCTTTTAATGATGTTAATTGTAGGTCTTGTTGTATCTTTTGCAATACTAGGAATGTTTATTTGGGGTGCAAAAGATGGACAGTTTGATGATGGTGATAAAATGATGGATGGACTATTATTTGATAGTACTGAAGATTTAAATGATGCTGTTAAAAAAGAAGAAAAAATAGAAGAGTCAAAAAAAGGACAAAAAAAAAGTGAATCACCTGAATGA